The Thermococcus sp. 21S7 genome window below encodes:
- a CDS encoding ABC transporter permease, with protein MRLPIRTLARLVAVYLGVLLVIVLVAGASSNKLAWEYTHEAVLNIRGSNPAFYAELERNATREGMTVDEYYYQILSKAGGIRTDNLLITGIDLLRKSFDYYRTNPKYNFVYTIGITLLVMSVATILTVFLALFLGFKLANSRFLGTIEGLARFFTGLPSWWIGAVLIAVFAVELGVFPVAGLRSTPPKEGFADFLDVLWHLVLPVFTLVFVYVWEFVVTVAHEVRNELGKPYVPAERAKGLPEGLIYRKHVLRNVSIVLSSFTVQKFVEMFTDYIVIDVLFGLGGLGTLLKVSFVRTIVPAIGVVVRFDYRLFFVVTLSIATITFLFSLLLELTKGLLDPRVS; from the coding sequence ATGAGACTCCCGATCAGGACCCTCGCCCGGCTAGTGGCGGTTTACCTTGGCGTCCTCCTAGTGATCGTTCTGGTAGCCGGCGCCAGCTCGAACAAACTGGCCTGGGAGTACACCCACGAGGCTGTTCTTAATATCCGCGGGTCCAACCCGGCCTTTTACGCGGAGCTTGAGCGCAACGCCACCCGTGAGGGGATGACGGTTGATGAATACTACTACCAGATACTCAGCAAGGCGGGGGGAATCAGAACCGACAACCTGCTCATCACGGGGATAGACCTCCTCAGGAAGAGCTTTGACTACTACCGCACTAACCCGAAGTATAACTTCGTCTACACAATAGGAATTACCCTCCTTGTCATGTCAGTAGCCACGATCCTAACGGTTTTCCTTGCCCTTTTCCTGGGCTTTAAGCTGGCCAACAGCCGGTTTCTCGGCACGATCGAGGGTCTGGCGCGCTTTTTCACCGGTTTGCCCTCTTGGTGGATAGGGGCGGTTCTGATAGCGGTTTTCGCCGTCGAGCTGGGCGTTTTTCCGGTAGCCGGTCTGAGGAGCACACCGCCAAAGGAGGGCTTTGCGGATTTCCTTGACGTCCTCTGGCACCTAGTCCTTCCCGTTTTCACGCTGGTCTTCGTCTACGTCTGGGAGTTCGTAGTCACGGTGGCCCACGAGGTGAGGAACGAGCTTGGAAAGCCCTACGTTCCAGCAGAGAGGGCCAAGGGTCTGCCCGAGGGGCTGATATACAGGAAGCACGTCCTCAGAAACGTTTCCATCGTCCTGAGTTCTTTTACCGTCCAGAAGTTCGTGGAGATGTTCACTGATTACATAGTCATCGACGTCCTCTTCGGCCTCGGCGGTCTTGGAACGCTCCTCAAGGTCAGCTTCGTCAGAACCATAGTCCCGGCCATAGGAGTGGTGGTGCGATTCGACTACCGCCTCTTCTTCGTCGTAACGCTGTCGATAGCCACAATAACGTTCCTCTTCTCCCTGCTACTTGAGCTGACCAAGGGACTGCTCGATCCGAGGGTGAGCTGA
- a CDS encoding TIGR04076 family protein, which yields MLYPALKGEACEKKNVKLDETDAICTHAFASLLPYIVALRKGIKPSELGLGRGEKAYVQCLDPGPPYTNGGTVIFEITVVRDEAEEGVEDSEGGS from the coding sequence ATACTCTACCCCGCCCTAAAGGGCGAGGCTTGTGAAAAGAAAAATGTCAAACTCGATGAGACCGATGCGATTTGCACCCACGCCTTTGCATCCCTGCTACCATACATAGTCGCCCTGCGAAAGGGTATTAAGCCAAGCGAACTAGGCCTTGGCAGGGGAGAAAAAGCGTACGTTCAGTGCCTCGACCCCGGCCCGCCGTACACAAACGGTGGAACCGTAATCTTCGAGATAACGGTGGTGAGAGATGAAGCAGAGGAAGGCGTGGAGGATAGTGAGGGAGGTAGTTGA
- a CDS encoding RNA-guided endonuclease TnpB family protein, translated as MKRTVTVKLQPSREQEKILFELAYATAVIWNKLNYERLKQFKEFGKIDFSTTEKEAYHEFKNWIGGSTVQQLARKNAEAWRSFFTLNRKKKNGELPEWFKPRPPKFIREKNGRKLFIILLRNDQYRINGNVIELRRLGKFGKLKLQFKGKIHLKGKQGRLEITYDEVKRKWYAHLSFTVEEKLEGENWIKLPRTPRGSLSAGIDLGVNNLMAVYVENGESFLVNGRPLKSIDFYWRRKIADYQSKLNKSGAKASRKLKRMHEKAKLQAKHYINTAVRQTVRRLYDLGVSRIVVGYPKGIARNSERGAKQNFLLSHVWRFNYVIKRLTEVAEEYGIVVEVVNEAFTSQTCPLCGQCHSNGRIFRGLFKCHREGVVMNADLVGAFNILKKVVKTITPNLGGLYAQGRGNRGKTVPEGFEEPFSRVTLMRTPQTSLPLVRG; from the coding sequence ATGAAGCGGACAGTAACGGTTAAACTTCAACCATCAAGAGAACAGGAGAAAATCCTCTTCGAGTTAGCCTACGCTACAGCAGTAATCTGGAACAAACTTAACTACGAGAGACTCAAACAATTCAAAGAATTCGGCAAAATCGACTTCTCAACAACTGAAAAAGAGGCCTACCACGAGTTCAAAAACTGGATTGGCGGCTCAACAGTCCAACAATTAGCTCGAAAGAACGCCGAAGCGTGGCGTTCTTTCTTCACCCTCAACAGAAAGAAAAAGAATGGTGAACTTCCCGAGTGGTTCAAGCCAAGACCACCGAAATTCATTAGGGAAAAGAACGGTAGAAAACTCTTCATAATCCTCCTCAGGAACGACCAGTATCGGATTAATGGAAACGTTATCGAATTGAGACGACTCGGTAAGTTCGGAAAACTCAAACTCCAGTTCAAGGGGAAAATACACCTGAAGGGCAAGCAAGGGAGGTTAGAAATCACTTACGACGAAGTAAAGCGAAAATGGTATGCTCACTTGAGTTTCACCGTTGAGGAAAAACTTGAGGGTGAGAATTGGATTAAACTTCCAAGAACTCCAAGGGGAAGCCTTTCGGCAGGAATTGATTTGGGAGTGAACAATCTGATGGCCGTTTACGTGGAGAATGGGGAGAGTTTTCTGGTCAATGGGAGGCCATTGAAGAGCATTGATTTCTACTGGAGGCGGAAAATTGCAGACTATCAGTCAAAACTCAATAAATCTGGTGCTAAGGCAAGTAGGAAACTCAAAAGAATGCACGAAAAGGCCAAACTCCAAGCAAAGCACTACATTAATACTGCCGTAAGGCAGACTGTCAGGAGGCTTTACGATTTAGGCGTCTCAAGAATAGTCGTTGGTTACCCAAAGGGAATCGCCAGAAACTCCGAGAGAGGAGCAAAACAAAATTTCCTCCTCTCCCACGTGTGGCGGTTTAATTACGTTATCAAACGCTTGACTGAGGTTGCGGAAGAGTATGGTATTGTCGTTGAAGTCGTGAATGAGGCTTTCACTTCTCAAACTTGCCCTCTCTGTGGCCAATGCCATTCTAATGGAAGAATCTTTAGGGGTTTATTCAAGTGCCACAGGGAGGGCGTTGTTATGAATGCTGACCTTGTTGGAGCGTTTAATATTTTAAAGAAGGTGGTGAAAACCATAACCCCGAACTTGGGCGGTTTGTATGCCCAAGGGAGGGGTAACCGGGGCAAGACCGTCCCAGAGGGGTTCGAAGAACCCTTTTCCAGGGTTACCCTGATGAGAACCCCTCAAACTTCCCTGCCGTTGGTGAGGGGTTAA
- a CDS encoding DUF515 domain-containing protein has protein sequence MVVLNVSEDIEAKIRRLRELGKAGMESEPAPVSKPTPSKKPAKRPRTIGSIRAKERRKRVMIGASIVIIIILLASIGAYMYFQNRAEKALINARTKKLAEVNMYFKPEFFNNTNCTGDVNSIKAQLVNQITHAKSVDELNAIDVKGRYDLALQKYNECVQEIKQKEMEKQLNIAKEQRIKAVELEFQSLLSMPLPDEIKNKAVSYMNDIEGRIKAAGSVGEVNSIKADPYLLELWRDYYYWRINYLTEQGYKDVILEYSGSKRMVSASEAKAILGGIMDYRELMKYKVLKVEWVELSLVLPKKNINGAFILPGDRIKIFIQGKNDTAFDGYFELVLLPTQGGSISVSESQSQSSSSSTSSSTSYSESHSSSASPGGASISDSSSASDSYSNAQSSSQSSSASYSYNVNLAEILKAIAAGKIQASEEVKKQLTAYGWKVLDLEKGTSLEAIDHNTQLLVIVKVPSIFVPDILDNQKALYITRVST, from the coding sequence ATGGTGGTGCTCAACGTGTCCGAGGATATTGAGGCGAAAATCCGCCGTCTTCGAGAGCTGGGGAAGGCGGGCATGGAGAGCGAGCCGGCCCCCGTCTCGAAACCAACCCCTTCAAAAAAACCCGCTAAAAGGCCCCGCACGATAGGCAGCATCCGGGCGAAAGAACGCAGGAAACGCGTGATGATTGGGGCGTCAATAGTGATTATTATCATACTCCTGGCCTCGATTGGTGCGTACATGTACTTTCAGAACAGGGCTGAAAAAGCTCTAATAAACGCCCGTACCAAAAAGCTTGCAGAGGTTAACATGTACTTTAAGCCGGAGTTCTTCAACAATACAAACTGTACGGGAGACGTAAACTCCATCAAGGCTCAGCTTGTCAATCAGATTACCCACGCCAAAAGCGTCGACGAGCTAAACGCGATAGATGTGAAGGGCAGATACGACTTGGCCCTCCAGAAGTACAACGAATGTGTGCAGGAGATTAAACAGAAGGAAATGGAGAAGCAACTGAACATTGCGAAGGAGCAGAGAATAAAGGCAGTCGAGCTGGAGTTCCAGTCCCTGCTCTCAATGCCTCTTCCCGATGAAATAAAGAACAAAGCCGTCAGTTATATGAACGATATTGAAGGCAGGATTAAGGCTGCGGGAAGTGTTGGGGAGGTTAATTCGATAAAGGCCGACCCGTACCTTCTTGAACTCTGGAGAGATTACTATTACTGGCGCATTAATTATCTGACGGAGCAGGGATACAAGGACGTCATACTCGAATACTCAGGATCCAAGAGGATGGTCTCTGCATCTGAGGCCAAGGCGATACTGGGGGGAATAATGGACTATCGCGAGCTAATGAAATACAAGGTGCTTAAGGTTGAGTGGGTGGAGCTTTCCCTCGTTCTTCCAAAGAAGAACATAAACGGCGCTTTCATCCTGCCCGGGGACAGGATTAAGATTTTCATCCAGGGCAAGAACGACACGGCCTTTGATGGTTACTTTGAGCTGGTGCTCCTTCCGACTCAGGGCGGCTCAATCTCCGTCAGTGAATCTCAGAGTCAGTCCAGCTCGTCTTCAACGTCTTCCTCAACCTCGTATTCCGAGAGCCATTCATCCTCCGCATCACCCGGCGGCGCGTCAATTTCCGACAGCTCCTCTGCGAGTGATTCCTACTCCAACGCACAGTCATCGAGCCAGAGTTCATCCGCGAGCTATTCCTACAACGTCAATCTCGCCGAGATCCTGAAGGCCATAGCGGCGGGCAAGATACAGGCCAGCGAGGAGGTCAAGAAGCAGCTAACAGCTTACGGCTGGAAGGTCCTCGACCTTGAGAAGGGCACCTCCCTGGAGGCCATAGACCACAACACCCAGCTCCTAGTGATAGTCAAAGTCCCCTCCATATTCGTTCCTGATATCCTGGACAACCAAAAGGCCCTTTACATAACAAGGGTCTCAACATGA
- the trm14 gene encoding tRNA (guanine(6)-N2)-methyltransferase — protein sequence MRLLLTTSKGIEDLARAELESLLSNLGILFRVEEKPLGVEGRVLAEVDKAFYTDEKGRKRELSVSAYLNERSRLLHRVIVEIASERFEGIGEEDPERALKRLEEFVSGLPVERYVKTSESFAVRSFRKGEHRITSIDISKTVGKAIFERLEHFGTPRVNLDHPAVIFRAELVGDVFFLGIDTTGDSSLHKRPWRVYDHPAHLKASIANALIELAKPDGGSFIDPFCGSGTIPIELALRGYGGRIIGLEKYRKHLRGAEMNALSAGVLERIEFILGDATRLSEYVDSVDFAVSNLPYGLKIGRKSAIPRLYMDFFSELAKVLEKRGVFITTDKRAIEKAIEENGFDTKHHRLIGHGGLMVHTYVIE from the coding sequence ATGAGGCTTTTACTGACAACTTCCAAGGGAATCGAGGACCTTGCAAGGGCCGAACTTGAGAGCCTGCTCTCAAACCTTGGAATCCTGTTTCGGGTGGAGGAGAAGCCGCTCGGCGTCGAGGGAAGGGTTCTTGCCGAGGTCGATAAAGCGTTTTACACCGACGAAAAGGGGCGGAAGAGGGAGCTGAGCGTTTCAGCATATCTGAACGAGCGCTCGCGGCTTCTTCACCGCGTAATAGTTGAAATAGCCAGTGAGAGGTTCGAGGGGATAGGTGAAGAAGACCCCGAAAGGGCGTTGAAAAGGTTGGAGGAATTCGTCTCGGGGCTTCCTGTGGAGAGATACGTCAAAACCAGCGAGAGCTTCGCCGTGAGGAGCTTTCGGAAGGGCGAACACAGGATAACGAGCATCGACATATCCAAAACCGTCGGCAAGGCGATATTTGAGAGGCTTGAGCACTTCGGAACTCCGCGGGTCAACCTCGACCATCCGGCGGTCATATTCCGGGCGGAGCTGGTTGGAGATGTTTTCTTCCTCGGGATAGACACGACCGGCGACAGCTCGCTCCACAAGAGGCCCTGGCGCGTTTACGACCACCCGGCCCACCTCAAGGCCAGCATAGCCAACGCACTGATTGAGCTGGCAAAACCGGACGGCGGTTCGTTCATCGACCCATTCTGCGGAAGCGGTACGATTCCAATTGAGCTGGCCCTGAGGGGCTACGGTGGAAGGATAATCGGCCTGGAGAAGTATAGAAAACACCTGCGCGGGGCCGAGATGAACGCCCTCTCCGCGGGAGTTCTGGAGCGGATAGAATTCATACTCGGCGACGCCACCAGGCTGAGCGAGTACGTCGATAGTGTCGACTTTGCCGTCAGCAACCTGCCCTACGGGTTGAAGATAGGAAGGAAGAGCGCCATTCCGAGGCTCTACATGGACTTTTTCAGCGAACTCGCCAAAGTTCTCGAAAAGCGCGGTGTGTTCATAACGACGGATAAGAGGGCGATAGAGAAAGCCATAGAGGAGAACGGCTTCGATACCAAGCACCACCGCCTCATCGGCCACGGCGGGCTCATGGTGCACACCTACGTGATAGAATAA
- a CDS encoding ABC transporter permease yields the protein MGRKAGVAILVIFALFVVFSNTSVSDEDMANWENLNYWKDNPRMAYPSWFSLFGDRTPTVFLEPSLVEENGSSVYRFSYEHAYHDKPSDVRFYGLPYGEEVEISVLRPDGIRVPLYRGIATSSNLSLNTNMRAGVISSLSNVLNLSEAGYVLLTATQMLFSRDGSMETLNGEYVFEVRLAGNATPSVEILGTCYGLLGTDSYGRDMWVGFVKGMNNTLYLAFFTTVIIVALGVLIGLISGYVGGALGEFITFLLEVLVALPMLPILVVLVWLFSTQGYGQQVRINPVLFMFLVALLTLGKFAKTVRMMAIREKVNEYVKAAVSMGAGTLWVLRRHILPPVGEFSLRYSTILLARIVALVSVFGFFGLIPGTNWGSFMIEAMNQGALYGGYWWWIVAPGLAMAVLSAGLAFVSSGSG from the coding sequence ATGGGACGGAAAGCTGGAGTGGCGATACTCGTAATCTTCGCGCTCTTCGTGGTCTTCTCCAACACCAGTGTGAGCGACGAGGACATGGCCAACTGGGAGAACCTGAACTACTGGAAGGACAATCCGCGAATGGCCTACCCCTCGTGGTTCTCCCTATTCGGCGACAGAACTCCCACGGTCTTCCTGGAACCGTCGCTCGTTGAGGAGAACGGTTCCTCGGTTTACAGGTTTTCCTACGAACATGCCTACCACGACAAACCGAGCGACGTTAGGTTCTACGGCCTCCCCTACGGTGAGGAGGTTGAGATAAGCGTTCTGAGGCCGGACGGGATTAGAGTGCCCCTTTACAGAGGCATCGCGACGTCGAGCAACCTCAGCCTCAACACGAACATGCGCGCTGGCGTCATCTCATCGCTTTCCAACGTTCTTAACCTGAGTGAAGCGGGGTACGTCCTCCTCACGGCTACCCAAATGTTGTTCTCCCGCGACGGGAGTATGGAAACCCTCAACGGAGAGTACGTCTTTGAGGTTCGCTTAGCGGGAAATGCCACACCCTCGGTTGAAATCCTCGGAACCTGCTACGGTCTCCTCGGCACGGACTCCTACGGCAGGGACATGTGGGTGGGCTTCGTCAAGGGAATGAACAACACCCTCTACCTGGCCTTCTTCACCACCGTCATAATAGTGGCCCTGGGGGTTCTAATAGGTCTCATTTCGGGCTACGTTGGCGGTGCCCTAGGGGAGTTCATAACGTTCCTCCTGGAGGTTCTCGTCGCTTTGCCGATGCTCCCAATCCTCGTCGTCCTCGTCTGGCTCTTCTCCACCCAGGGCTACGGCCAGCAGGTCAGGATAAACCCCGTCCTCTTCATGTTCCTCGTTGCCCTCCTCACCCTCGGGAAGTTCGCCAAGACGGTTAGAATGATGGCGATAAGGGAGAAGGTGAACGAGTACGTCAAAGCCGCGGTGAGCATGGGCGCCGGCACGCTCTGGGTCCTGAGGAGGCACATACTCCCGCCGGTCGGGGAGTTCTCCCTCAGGTACTCCACCATACTCCTGGCCAGGATAGTGGCGCTGGTTTCGGTTTTTGGGTTCTTCGGCCTGATTCCGGGCACCAACTGGGGGTCGTTCATGATAGAGGCCATGAACCAGGGGGCGCTCTACGGGGGCTACTGGTGGTGGATAGTGGCTCCAGGCCTCGCCATGGCGGTTCTGAGCGCCGGTCTGGCCTTTGTATCCTCTGGCTCCGGTTAG
- a CDS encoding GTPase, whose protein sequence is MKQRKAWRIVREVVEEADLIVEVVDARDPIGTRNRKLERLVREEGKPLLIVMNKADLVPKEWAEEYKRRSDLPVVFISARERKGTGILRREIRKLAKPLLDESERVKVALIGYPNVGKSTIINTLKGKKAVGTAPIPGYTKGKQLIRLSKKIWLLDSPGVVPIDDFDELVIKGGFPADKIDEPVKPALKLIGRILETRKEALTEKFGIDEFESEEEILRRIGERRGLIKAGGEVDIEETARWFLREWQTGRFTLFGKEERGEEEFIRDFEEILDGVERDLLLDPRRILWKYGDELRERLDNRKRVGIREIEGFTVGIATGFKKCDGGIKLLEKLTGKHVLASECFGKKWKGVVAILE, encoded by the coding sequence ATGAAGCAGAGGAAGGCGTGGAGGATAGTGAGGGAGGTAGTTGAGGAGGCCGACCTCATCGTCGAGGTAGTTGACGCGAGGGACCCAATCGGAACGAGGAACAGAAAGCTTGAGAGACTCGTTCGGGAGGAGGGCAAACCGCTCCTCATAGTGATGAACAAGGCGGATTTGGTGCCGAAGGAGTGGGCCGAGGAGTACAAGAGGAGGAGCGACCTTCCTGTCGTCTTCATAAGCGCGAGAGAGCGGAAAGGGACTGGAATCCTGCGGAGGGAAATAAGAAAGCTCGCAAAACCCCTGCTGGACGAGAGTGAGAGGGTTAAGGTCGCACTCATAGGCTACCCCAACGTCGGCAAGAGCACGATAATCAACACGCTGAAGGGCAAAAAGGCCGTTGGCACCGCCCCCATCCCGGGCTACACGAAGGGGAAGCAGCTTATAAGACTCAGCAAGAAGATATGGCTCCTGGATTCGCCGGGCGTTGTTCCGATAGACGATTTCGACGAGCTGGTTATCAAAGGAGGCTTCCCGGCAGACAAGATAGACGAACCCGTCAAGCCCGCGTTAAAGCTCATAGGCAGAATTCTGGAGACCAGAAAGGAAGCCCTCACCGAGAAGTTCGGGATAGATGAATTCGAGAGCGAGGAAGAGATTCTAAGAAGGATAGGCGAGAGGAGGGGGCTGATAAAGGCGGGCGGAGAGGTCGACATCGAGGAGACGGCAAGATGGTTCCTGAGAGAGTGGCAGACGGGTCGCTTTACGCTCTTTGGAAAAGAGGAACGGGGAGAGGAGGAATTTATCCGGGACTTCGAGGAAATCCTCGATGGAGTTGAGAGGGACCTCCTCCTCGACCCGAGAAGAATCCTCTGGAAGTACGGGGACGAACTAAGGGAGAGGCTCGACAACAGGAAGCGCGTCGGAATACGTGAGATAGAGGGCTTCACGGTGGGAATAGCGACGGGCTTCAAGAAGTGCGACGGGGGAATAAAGCTCCTCGAAAAGCTCACCGGCAAGCACGTCCTGGCGAGCGAGTGCTTCGGAAAAAAGTGGAAGGGAGTGGTTGCGATACTGGAGTAG